In a genomic window of uncultured Flavobacterium sp.:
- the rmuC gene encoding DNA recombination protein RmuC, translating into MFDFLPLLLAFVVALFLGIYLGKLLFSAGAKAEKASLEERLNANANQMQLQKEQFENERNNFQKQFQLSNAEKENIRTEKDSLAIQLSKKEVDFENLWERHKEQKNEITELQEKFTKEFENLANKILEEKSAKFTEQNSENMKNILLPLQDKIQGFEKKVEQTHKESIDYHAALRQQIVGLSEMNAQMSKETLNLTKALKGDSKMQGNWGELVLERVLEKSGLEKGREYEVQQSFTNNEGSRVLPDVVINLPDGKKMIVDSKVSLVAYEKWINEESEILKIDFLKEHVNSIKRHVEQLGSKNYHDLYQIESPDFVLLFIPIEPAFAIALNEDATLYNKAFDRNIVIVTPTTLLATLRTIDSMWTNQKQQENAFEIARQAGALYDKFEGFVADLLRIGNKIKDTKTEYENAMSKLVDGRGNLISSVEKLKKMGAKAKKALPENIIARASNSDENQLLN; encoded by the coding sequence ATGTTTGATTTTCTTCCGCTTTTATTGGCCTTTGTCGTTGCATTATTCCTTGGAATTTATTTGGGAAAATTGTTGTTTTCGGCTGGAGCCAAAGCAGAAAAAGCAAGTTTAGAAGAGCGATTAAATGCAAACGCAAATCAAATGCAGTTGCAAAAAGAACAATTCGAGAACGAAAGAAATAACTTTCAGAAGCAATTTCAATTATCAAATGCTGAGAAAGAAAATATCAGAACAGAAAAAGACAGCTTAGCCATTCAGCTTTCAAAAAAAGAAGTTGATTTCGAAAATCTTTGGGAACGCCATAAAGAGCAAAAAAATGAAATCACGGAACTTCAGGAGAAATTCACCAAAGAATTTGAAAATTTAGCCAATAAAATCCTAGAAGAAAAATCGGCAAAATTCACAGAACAAAATAGCGAAAACATGAAGAATATCTTGTTGCCATTGCAGGATAAAATTCAGGGTTTTGAGAAAAAAGTAGAACAAACACACAAAGAAAGTATCGATTATCACGCCGCTTTACGTCAGCAGATTGTTGGTTTAAGCGAGATGAATGCGCAAATGAGCAAAGAAACCCTGAACTTGACAAAAGCATTGAAAGGTGATAGTAAAATGCAGGGAAATTGGGGAGAATTGGTTCTGGAACGTGTTTTAGAAAAGTCAGGTTTAGAAAAAGGCAGAGAATATGAGGTTCAGCAAAGTTTTACAAATAATGAAGGAAGTAGAGTTCTTCCGGATGTTGTAATTAATTTGCCTGACGGAAAAAAAATGATTGTCGATTCTAAAGTTTCTTTGGTTGCGTACGAAAAATGGATCAACGAGGAATCAGAAATTCTTAAAATTGATTTTCTAAAAGAACATGTAAACTCCATAAAAAGACACGTAGAACAACTTGGAAGTAAAAATTATCATGATTTATACCAAATAGAAAGTCCTGATTTTGTTTTACTTTTTATACCAATTGAGCCCGCTTTTGCCATCGCTTTAAATGAAGACGCTACCTTATATAATAAAGCATTTGATCGCAATATTGTGATCGTTACGCCAACAACATTATTGGCGACTTTACGCACGATTGATAGTATGTGGACGAATCAAAAACAACAGGAAAATGCTTTTGAAATTGCCAGACAAGCCGGAGCTTTATATGATAAATTCGAAGGTTTTGTTGCGGATCTTTTAAGAATTGGAAATAAAATAAAAGACACCAAAACGGAATACGAAAATGCTATGAGCAAATTGGTTGATGGTAGAGGAAACCTGATTTCGAGTGTGGAAAAATTAAAGAAAATGGGAGCAAAGGCAAAGAAAGCACTTCCGGAAAATATTATTGCAAGAGCATCAAATTCAGATGAAAATCAATTGTTGAATTAA
- a CDS encoding DUF5522 domain-containing protein translates to MNATKTKVCSSCDSSFSCGDTSAENKCWCNDFPPIFNLSEGGDCLCPKCFKEACEDKIDAYVETMTPQKALKNKAISLPKQEKLIEGIDYYIENGNYVFKTWFHLKRGTCCGNDCRHCPY, encoded by the coding sequence ATGAATGCCACAAAAACAAAAGTTTGCTCGAGTTGTGATTCTTCTTTTAGTTGTGGAGATACATCAGCCGAAAACAAGTGTTGGTGTAATGACTTTCCTCCAATTTTCAATCTTTCAGAAGGAGGAGATTGCCTTTGTCCAAAATGCTTTAAAGAAGCTTGCGAAGACAAAATTGATGCGTATGTAGAAACAATGACTCCCCAAAAAGCGCTTAAAAATAAAGCGATATCTTTACCCAAACAAGAAAAACTAATCGAAGGAATTGACTATTATATTGAAAATGGCAATTACGTTTTTAAAACCTGGTTTCACTTAAAAAGAGGAACTTGCTGCGGAAACGATTGTCGTCATTGCCCTTATTAA
- a CDS encoding ABC transporter substrate-binding protein, with protein MRHLLPKFIFILPFFLLVACKKNETTEIAKPEIAKNSIEYASGLSIVKHDGYSVVTVSDPWPNANAKFTYVLKEKDAKVPDSLQKYSTIKIPLESIVVTSTTSIPFLEMLEVENKLVAFPHTDYISSEKTRALIDKGSVKNVGENEKLNIEQLIELSPDLIVTFGVDNNNPTLENLKKSGLNVFVQADWMEQSPLGKAEWIKLYGALFGKEDQAKELFDKIVLSYDQAKKLVADKPATSTVLYGSMYQDIWYVAKGNSWVAQFMKDAHANYLWADLKGTGSEGLSFEKILVKAKSANFWIASGTFKSLEEFGKTNPHYSQFDAFKNKNVYTFEGKVGATGGTVYYELAPSRPDLVLKDYIKIFHPDLLPSYEFTFASKLN; from the coding sequence ATGAGACATTTACTTCCTAAATTTATTTTTATTTTACCTTTTTTTCTTCTTGTAGCATGTAAAAAAAATGAGACAACGGAGATTGCAAAACCTGAAATTGCAAAAAATAGTATCGAATATGCTTCCGGACTTTCAATCGTAAAGCATGATGGATACTCGGTTGTAACGGTTTCTGATCCTTGGCCAAATGCCAATGCAAAATTCACTTATGTCTTAAAAGAGAAAGACGCAAAAGTTCCGGATAGTTTACAAAAATATAGCACAATTAAAATTCCTTTAGAATCAATTGTAGTAACATCAACTACGAGTATTCCATTTCTTGAAATGTTGGAAGTCGAAAATAAACTGGTTGCATTTCCGCATACCGATTATATTTCTTCAGAAAAAACAAGAGCATTAATTGACAAAGGTTCTGTTAAAAATGTAGGCGAAAACGAGAAATTAAACATTGAGCAATTAATCGAATTATCTCCGGATTTGATTGTAACTTTTGGCGTAGACAATAACAATCCAACATTAGAAAATTTGAAAAAAAGCGGGCTAAATGTTTTCGTTCAAGCTGATTGGATGGAACAATCTCCACTAGGAAAAGCAGAATGGATTAAGCTTTACGGAGCTTTGTTTGGTAAAGAAGATCAAGCTAAAGAATTGTTTGATAAAATTGTTTTGAGTTACGATCAGGCAAAGAAATTAGTTGCTGATAAACCTGCGACTTCAACTGTTTTATACGGTTCTATGTATCAGGATATCTGGTATGTAGCCAAAGGAAATAGTTGGGTAGCTCAGTTTATGAAAGATGCTCACGCAAATTATTTATGGGCAGATTTAAAAGGAACCGGAAGTGAAGGTTTGTCTTTTGAAAAAATATTGGTAAAAGCAAAAAGCGCTAACTTCTGGATTGCTTCAGGAACGTTTAAAAGCTTAGAAGAATTTGGAAAAACGAATCCGCATTACAGTCAGTTTGATGCTTTTAAAAACAAAAACGTTTATACTTTTGAAGGGAAAGTAGGAGCAACTGGCGGAACTGTTTACTATGAGTTAGCACCAAGTCGCCCGGATTTAGTATTAAAAGATTACATCAAAATATTTCATCCTGATTTATTGCCAAGTTATGAGTTTACATTTGCATCTAAATTAAACTAA
- the cobU gene encoding bifunctional adenosylcobinamide kinase/adenosylcobinamide-phosphate guanylyltransferase: protein MIYLITGGERSGKSSYAQNLALQLSNAPIYVATARKWDADFQNRIDRHQQERDERWTNIEKEKHLSEIDFSGKVALIDCVTLWLTNFFIDHKNDVTLSLEEAKKEFLSIAAQENATLIIVTNEIGMGVHAETHIGRKFTELQGWMNQFLASNADEVVLMISGIPVKIK, encoded by the coding sequence ATGATTTACTTAATTACTGGAGGCGAGCGATCAGGAAAAAGCAGTTATGCTCAAAACTTAGCATTGCAACTTTCAAACGCGCCAATATATGTGGCAACGGCCAGAAAATGGGATGCAGATTTTCAGAATCGAATTGACAGACATCAGCAAGAACGCGATGAACGCTGGACGAATATTGAGAAGGAAAAACATCTAAGCGAAATTGATTTTAGCGGAAAAGTCGCTTTGATTGATTGTGTAACACTTTGGTTGACGAACTTTTTTATCGATCATAAAAATGATGTTACTTTAAGTTTGGAAGAAGCAAAAAAAGAGTTTCTATCGATTGCTGCTCAGGAAAATGCAACTTTGATTATTGTGACAAATGAAATTGGAATGGGTGTTCATGCTGAAACTCATATTGGCAGAAAATTCACAGAATTACAAGGCTGGATGAATCAGTTTCTTGCATCAAATGCTGATGAAGTTGTGTTGATGATTTCTGGAATTCCGGTAAAAATTAAATAA
- a CDS encoding sigma-70 family RNA polymerase sigma factor: MKDDLEKYIKLCLKNDREGQLKIYQLFSPVLYGICLKYMKNEDDAKDVFQEAFVIVFQKIGQYKFEGSFEGWLKRIFINKLIETLNKKKKESFFLDVFDPDTDFVEEEELEGIPIEQEKLLEYIRDLPDQYRTVFNLYVFEKLKHKEIAELLKISEGTSKSNLNRAKHILQKRILSIKNFKIA; this comes from the coding sequence TTGAAAGACGATTTAGAAAAATATATCAAGCTTTGCCTTAAAAATGACAGAGAAGGACAACTGAAAATTTATCAGTTGTTCTCTCCTGTTTTATATGGTATTTGCCTGAAATATATGAAAAACGAAGACGATGCCAAAGATGTATTTCAGGAAGCATTTGTAATTGTTTTTCAGAAAATTGGTCAATATAAATTCGAAGGAAGTTTTGAAGGCTGGCTAAAGCGAATTTTCATCAATAAACTGATTGAAACTTTAAACAAAAAGAAAAAGGAAAGTTTCTTTCTCGATGTTTTTGATCCCGATACAGATTTTGTCGAAGAGGAAGAATTAGAAGGAATCCCAATTGAACAAGAAAAACTGTTAGAATATATTAGGGATTTACCAGATCAATATCGAACGGTTTTTAACTTGTATGTTTTTGAAAAACTGAAACACAAAGAAATTGCCGAATTATTAAAGATCTCTGAAGGAACATCAAAATCAAATTTAAACAGAGCCAAGCACATTTTGCAGAAAAGAATTTTGAGCATAAAAAATTTTAAAATAGCATGA
- a CDS encoding SDR family oxidoreductase, whose translation MALLENKVAFVSGGGSGIGRAVAEAYAREGAKVVLSDINVEHGEETVKIIKDKGGEAFFVKGDSSSASDNKRMVEAAVAKYGQLDIACNNAGMGGPAKPTGEYEPEAWDRVIALNLSGVFYACRYQLEQMEKNGGGSIVNIASIHGQVAAPNSPAYTASKHGVVGLTKNIAAEYALKNIRCNAVGPGYIETALLKDHMNKSTMDAIAAKAPMNRLGTAEEVAELVVFLSSEKSSFTTGSYIIADGGYTAI comes from the coding sequence ATGGCACTTTTAGAAAACAAAGTAGCTTTTGTCTCTGGTGGTGGTTCAGGAATTGGACGTGCTGTTGCAGAAGCTTACGCTCGAGAAGGAGCAAAAGTAGTACTTTCGGATATTAATGTAGAACACGGTGAAGAAACCGTAAAAATAATAAAGGATAAAGGTGGAGAAGCTTTTTTTGTAAAAGGAGATTCATCAAGCGCAAGCGATAATAAACGTATGGTTGAGGCCGCCGTTGCTAAATACGGACAACTTGATATTGCCTGCAATAATGCAGGAATGGGCGGTCCGGCAAAACCAACGGGTGAATATGAGCCGGAAGCCTGGGATCGTGTAATTGCATTGAATTTAAGCGGCGTTTTTTATGCTTGTCGTTATCAGCTGGAACAAATGGAGAAAAACGGAGGAGGAAGTATTGTAAACATTGCTTCAATTCACGGTCAGGTCGCAGCTCCAAATAGTCCGGCTTATACAGCTTCGAAACATGGAGTTGTAGGATTGACTAAAAATATTGCGGCAGAATATGCGCTCAAAAATATTCGTTGTAATGCTGTTGGTCCCGGATATATTGAAACAGCTCTGCTAAAAGATCATATGAATAAAAGCACAATGGATGCCATTGCTGCAAAAGCGCCAATGAATCGTTTGGGTACAGCTGAAGAAGTTGCCGAATTGGTTGTGTTTTTAAGTTCAGAAAAATCTTCTTTCACAACAGGAAGTTACATTATTGCCGATGGTGGATATACGGCAATTTAG
- a CDS encoding MepB family protein yields MTIKNHWPNQKSISKDLNLAKEMIYDCFDFNCSEPEAIAESADYNGYQFYLNEKLICYREAKITPKKTGQFVTLWKRNKSGIIKPFDFDDEIDFVIISTRKEDLFGQFIFPKSILLEKGIFSTKTKEGKRATRVYPPWNETTSPQAQKTQQWQLRYFYEITPETDLETFAKLFQS; encoded by the coding sequence ATGACAATTAAAAATCACTGGCCAAATCAAAAATCTATCTCTAAAGATTTAAATTTAGCCAAAGAAATGATCTATGATTGTTTTGATTTTAATTGTTCAGAACCCGAAGCAATAGCTGAAAGTGCAGATTATAATGGATATCAATTTTATCTAAATGAAAAACTCATTTGTTATCGGGAAGCAAAAATAACTCCAAAAAAAACAGGTCAGTTTGTGACTTTATGGAAACGTAATAAATCCGGAATAATTAAACCTTTTGATTTTGATGACGAAATAGATTTTGTAATTATCAGCACAAGAAAAGAAGATCTTTTTGGGCAATTTATTTTTCCGAAATCCATTTTATTAGAAAAAGGAATCTTCTCTACAAAAACAAAAGAAGGCAAACGAGCAACACGTGTTTATCCACCATGGAATGAAACCACGAGTCCGCAAGCACAAAAAACGCAACAATGGCAATTGCGATATTTTTATGAAATAACTCCTGAAACTGATCTTGAAACTTTTGCAAAACTGTTTCAATCTTAA
- a CDS encoding four helix bundle protein — translation MKNNVIKDKSFDFAIRIVKLYQYLSIEKKEFILSKQLLRSGTSIGAMVREAEHAESKNDFIHKFAIAQKEANESVYWLELLNATDYLSKKEFENINNDAISILKLITSIIKTTKSQLISKQPLLKINN, via the coding sequence GTGAAGAATAACGTTATTAAAGATAAAAGTTTTGATTTTGCTATTCGAATAGTTAAACTGTATCAATATCTGTCTATTGAGAAAAAAGAATTTATACTTTCAAAACAGCTCTTAAGATCGGGAACAAGTATTGGGGCAATGGTGCGAGAAGCAGAACATGCCGAAAGTAAAAATGACTTTATTCATAAATTTGCAATTGCTCAGAAGGAAGCTAACGAATCTGTTTATTGGCTTGAATTATTAAACGCAACTGATTACTTAAGCAAAAAAGAGTTTGAGAATATTAATAATGATGCAATTTCAATATTAAAATTAATAACCAGTATCATCAAAACTACTAAAAGTCAACTCATTTCTAAACAGCCTCTACTTAAAATTAACAACTAA
- a CDS encoding ABC transporter ATP-binding protein gives MKTILSTSNLSIGYKSKKETVIIAQDLNLNLSSGKLVSLIGANGIGKSTLLRTITGIQHPLAGNVFLNDKNISDYKPLDLAQNLSLVLTEKLPPSNLSVFELVALGRQPYTNWIGTLTQIDIEKVQEALELTQIEHLAQKRHFEISDGQLQKVLIARALAQDTPLIILDEPTTHLDLLHKVSLFKLLKKLTQETQKCILFSTHDIDLAIQLSDEMIIMTPDLVVQDEPCYLISKGSFATLFKDEHIIFDAEKGKFVIT, from the coding sequence ATGAAAACTATCTTATCAACTTCAAATTTAAGTATTGGCTATAAGTCCAAGAAAGAAACTGTGATTATTGCTCAGGATTTAAATTTGAATCTAAGTTCTGGAAAACTCGTTTCTTTAATTGGAGCAAACGGAATTGGGAAATCTACTTTGCTGAGAACAATCACAGGAATTCAACATCCATTGGCGGGAAATGTTTTTCTGAATGATAAAAATATAAGTGATTATAAACCTTTAGATCTAGCGCAAAATTTAAGTTTGGTTTTAACCGAAAAATTGCCACCAAGTAATTTATCTGTTTTTGAATTAGTAGCGCTCGGACGCCAGCCATATACAAATTGGATTGGTACTTTGACCCAAATCGATATCGAGAAAGTTCAAGAAGCTTTAGAATTAACTCAAATCGAACATTTAGCTCAAAAAAGACATTTCGAAATTAGTGACGGACAATTGCAAAAGGTTTTGATTGCAAGAGCTTTGGCACAAGATACGCCGTTAATTATTCTGGATGAACCTACAACACATCTTGATTTATTGCATAAAGTATCACTTTTTAAATTGCTGAAAAAGCTAACGCAAGAAACTCAAAAGTGTATTTTATTCTCGACACATGATATTGATTTGGCGATACAATTAAGTGACGAAATGATTATTATGACACCGGACTTAGTCGTTCAGGACGAACCTTGTTACTTAATTTCAAAAGGAAGTTTCGCTACTTTATTCAAAGACGAACATATTATTTTTGATGCCGAAAAAGGGAAATTTGTAATTACTTAG
- a CDS encoding pseudouridine synthase: protein MHQHFILFKPYGYLSQFIYELKRKKKLLGELYDFPEGTMAIGRLDEDSEGLLLLTTDGKVSEQIRSKKVDKEYYVQVDGVITPEAIEQLQNGVEIGFDGGKYKTKPCSAFIVTEIPDFGPRAKKIRDERHGPTSWASITVNEGKFRQVRKMTAAVGFPTLRLVRVRIGNVYLQDLKAGEVLEVSDFFKLENESI, encoded by the coding sequence ATGCATCAACATTTTATTCTTTTTAAACCTTACGGCTATCTGAGTCAATTTATATATGAACTAAAAAGAAAGAAAAAGCTTTTGGGCGAATTATATGATTTTCCCGAAGGAACAATGGCGATTGGTCGTTTGGATGAAGATTCTGAAGGATTGCTTTTATTAACTACTGACGGAAAAGTAAGCGAACAAATAAGAAGCAAAAAAGTCGATAAAGAATATTATGTTCAGGTTGACGGAGTTATTACGCCAGAAGCGATTGAACAATTGCAAAATGGTGTAGAAATTGGTTTTGATGGCGGAAAATACAAAACCAAACCGTGTTCTGCTTTTATTGTTACCGAAATTCCAGATTTTGGTCCGAGAGCAAAAAAAATACGTGACGAACGACATGGACCAACTTCATGGGCGTCGATAACGGTAAATGAAGGAAAGTTTCGTCAGGTTCGAAAAATGACCGCTGCAGTTGGTTTTCCTACTTTGAGATTAGTTCGTGTTCGTATAGGAAATGTATATTTGCAAGACTTAAAAGCCGGAGAAGTTCTTGAAGTTTCCGACTTTTTTAAATTAGAAAATGAGTCAATTTGA
- a CDS encoding tRNA (cytidine(34)-2'-O)-methyltransferase — MLNVVLVEPEIPNNTGNIGRLCVGTESRLHLIHPFGFVINDKNLKRSGLDYWVHLDVTEYQNIEEWIAQIPDQSRVFLMSSHAEKSYLETDFQDGDWLVYGKESVGLSKEVLARFENHLTIPMSKLIRSFNIANSVAFVVGEAKRQIGLKKV; from the coding sequence ATGCTAAACGTAGTTCTTGTAGAACCTGAAATACCTAATAACACGGGAAATATTGGAAGATTATGTGTAGGTACAGAAAGTAGATTACACTTGATTCATCCTTTCGGATTTGTGATTAATGATAAAAACCTAAAACGTTCGGGATTGGATTATTGGGTACATCTTGACGTAACCGAATATCAAAACATTGAAGAATGGATTGCACAAATTCCGGATCAATCACGTGTTTTCTTAATGAGTTCTCACGCAGAGAAATCTTATCTTGAAACCGATTTTCAAGACGGAGATTGGTTGGTTTACGGCAAAGAAAGTGTTGGCTTAAGCAAAGAAGTTTTAGCGCGTTTTGAAAATCATTTAACGATTCCGATGTCAAAATTAATCAGAAGCTTTAATATCGCTAATTCTGTCGCTTTTGTGGTTGGTGAAGCAAAGAGACAAATTGGATTGAAAAAAGTTTAA
- a CDS encoding acyl-CoA thioesterase, with the protein MTADFKPVSSSKISISELMLPSHTNFSGKIHGGYILQLLDQIAFASASKFSGNYCVTASVDTVNFLKPIEVGELVTMKASVNYVGRSSMIVGIRVEAENIQTGAIKHCNSSYFTMVAKDKDGKSVQVPGLILSNLEEVRRFRKAIIHIDLKKEVDEREKMAKVNSIEDLASLDKYNVLLEIS; encoded by the coding sequence ATGACCGCAGATTTTAAACCCGTTTCTTCCTCAAAAATTAGCATTTCAGAATTAATGCTGCCTTCGCACACCAATTTTAGCGGTAAAATTCATGGAGGATATATTTTGCAACTACTGGATCAGATTGCCTTTGCATCGGCGTCAAAATTTAGTGGTAATTATTGCGTAACAGCTTCGGTTGATACCGTAAATTTTTTGAAACCTATTGAAGTTGGTGAATTGGTTACGATGAAAGCTTCTGTAAATTATGTGGGAAGAAGTTCTATGATTGTAGGGATTCGTGTTGAAGCCGAAAATATTCAGACTGGCGCGATTAAGCATTGTAACTCTTCGTATTTTACAATGGTTGCCAAAGACAAGGATGGAAAAAGCGTTCAGGTTCCCGGATTAATTTTATCTAATTTAGAAGAAGTCAGACGCTTTAGAAAAGCAATTATACACATTGATTTAAAGAAAGAAGTTGATGAACGTGAAAAAATGGCCAAGGTCAATTCAATCGAAGATTTAGCGAGTTTAGACAAATACAATGTGTTATTAGAGATTAGTTAG
- a CDS encoding protease complex subunit PrcB family protein, whose amino-acid sequence MMKKLMLSLFIAFGFSACSLSNDDKMNIDCGTYADVTFTGYPLACNYSMITNQTTPAALIANSQEKVDKYFKKNASSCPNASDPTIDFTKYYLIGVFSGIKPTSGYTIKITNIVENSCQMVVSFYEKQPLTGETTSPASTYPADYALIPKTSKTILFIKATENPDNIVIGTYKAQCTGADCQNFFQINDYSILKFENVVSGGYDFNQYRYTAKSKKGDYSALLSSVPSEILNNQGQTKTYGTPDSAGQGGVFFELRKGLKTTRIYIDNNDTDDQGSEIKLFKKLIKDKIAALKQ is encoded by the coding sequence ATGATGAAAAAATTAATGCTGAGCTTATTTATAGCTTTTGGATTTAGCGCATGTTCTCTTAGTAACGATGACAAAATGAATATTGATTGCGGAACTTATGCTGATGTTACGTTTACAGGATATCCCCTTGCATGTAATTATAGCATGATAACAAACCAAACTACTCCTGCGGCACTTATTGCAAATTCACAGGAAAAAGTAGATAAGTATTTCAAAAAAAATGCAAGCTCATGTCCTAACGCAAGTGATCCTACAATAGATTTTACTAAATACTATCTAATTGGAGTTTTCTCTGGAATAAAACCTACAAGCGGTTATACTATTAAGATTACTAATATAGTTGAAAACAGCTGCCAAATGGTTGTTAGTTTTTACGAAAAGCAGCCGTTAACTGGCGAAACAACATCTCCAGCTTCAACTTATCCGGCAGATTATGCTTTGATTCCTAAAACTTCAAAAACAATCTTGTTTATTAAAGCTACTGAAAATCCGGACAATATTGTTATTGGAACTTATAAAGCACAATGTACCGGAGCAGATTGTCAAAACTTCTTTCAAATAAATGATTATAGCATTCTAAAGTTTGAAAATGTTGTTTCTGGAGGTTATGATTTTAACCAATACAGATATACTGCAAAATCTAAAAAAGGTGATTATTCAGCATTATTATCAAGCGTCCCTTCTGAAATTTTAAACAACCAAGGACAAACAAAAACATACGGCACTCCAGATTCAGCTGGTCAGGGCGGTGTATTTTTTGAACTTCGTAAAGGTTTAAAAACTACCAGAATTTATATCGACAATAACGACACAGACGATCAGGGAAGTGAAATTAAATTGTTCAAAAAATTAATTAAAGATAAAATCGCGGCTTTAAAACAATAA
- a CDS encoding iron ABC transporter permease, with product MVNKKRNIILFSVLGLALLFMFFLDISLGSVTIPFKEVYTSLTGGEASKSTWEYIIINYRLPKAITAVLVGVGLSISGLLMQTLFRNPLAGPDVLGLSSGAILAVAIVILGAGLLPVFLNSILLSPYVIVLASTLGSISVLLLVLLVAQRLRNTMAILIVGLMFGSFTSAIVGVLTYFSSAEQLQKFTFWSLGSLGNLSWTSISILTICVSFGLLLSASSIKPLNALLLGENYAKSMGLNYKKARLTIIFATSILAGSITAFAGPIAFIGLAVPHIAKLTFQTSNHAILYWSTFFYGGIIMLFCDMASQLPGLETTLPINAITSIIGAPVVVYLLMRKRNFQ from the coding sequence TTGGTCAATAAAAAGCGAAATATAATCCTGTTTTCCGTACTTGGTTTAGCACTTCTGTTTATGTTTTTTCTGGACATTAGTCTGGGTTCGGTTACGATTCCGTTCAAGGAAGTTTATACTAGTTTAACAGGCGGCGAAGCAAGTAAATCGACCTGGGAATATATAATAATTAATTATCGTTTGCCTAAAGCGATTACGGCTGTTTTGGTTGGCGTTGGGTTGTCTATAAGTGGTTTGTTGATGCAGACATTATTTCGAAATCCTCTCGCAGGTCCAGATGTTTTAGGATTGAGTTCAGGAGCAATTTTGGCAGTAGCAATTGTAATTTTGGGTGCCGGTTTATTGCCAGTATTTTTAAATTCAATTTTATTATCTCCATATGTAATCGTATTGGCTTCGACATTAGGAAGTATTTCGGTTTTATTGCTGGTTTTATTAGTTGCGCAGCGTTTACGAAATACAATGGCAATATTAATTGTAGGACTTATGTTTGGAAGTTTTACAAGTGCCATTGTTGGAGTTTTAACCTATTTTAGTTCGGCTGAACAATTGCAGAAATTCACTTTTTGGTCTTTAGGAAGTTTGGGAAATCTGTCATGGACTTCTATTTCTATTTTGACAATTTGTGTGAGTTTTGGTTTACTTTTGAGTGCAAGTAGTATAAAGCCATTAAATGCATTACTTTTAGGCGAAAATTATGCAAAAAGTATGGGTTTGAATTATAAAAAAGCCCGACTTACGATCATTTTTGCAACCAGTATTTTGGCCGGAAGTATTACTGCTTTTGCCGGACCAATAGCATTTATAGGTTTAGCAGTTCCGCATATTGCAAAGCTGACTTTTCAAACCAGTAATCACGCAATATTATATTGGAGCACATTTTTTTACGGAGGTATAATTATGCTGTTTTGTGATATGGCATCGCAATTACCAGGATTAGAAACCACATTGCCAATCAATGCAATTACTTCTATAATTGGCGCGCCGGTTGTAGTTTATTTGCTAATGCGAAAAAGAAATTTTCAGTAA